Proteins encoded in a region of the Thunnus thynnus chromosome 8, fThuThy2.1, whole genome shotgun sequence genome:
- the LOC137187604 gene encoding uncharacterized protein — translation MSTSGLQATNRQNVKELDSMKESISDIINQLQDIDPARLSFSPFLDLDTQISLAPVSDSPESSVEELHSSSHSVSGSQHSLEPSPATDQPRGSASCHQRPSDSLPEEPRADETDKGELDQTLSSPIIAAHNLDAATENCIGSPTQGDIPNGTDTPRWSPESTNLDCSADEGRPLIGPPPESVELTVWRSEGRGETCEAAEEAADRGRCCCRCCQCKCCQSGRVPAFFSVLASLLCTAGILYALYFYVPIKPPDCPDMASRIVFTLCCCVVAAIPILLAMLVGAACQFCTGSFNLQESFPRRRAVQQLFVTASLEQLLLYVLNLVVMAALLPQDQLKLVPILVAMFVLGRLVYWISLNVCSPWRGFGSGLTIFPLLAMVALNLFIMYNLNLKEPLFGSQDVLYNQVTPSSWSGETSQSPSGKPDILPTDILDTQ, via the exons ATGAGCACCTCGGGGCTTCAGGCCACTAACCGGCAGAACGTGAAGGAGCTCGACAGCATGAAGGAGTCCATCAGCGACATCATCAACCAGCTCCAGGACATCGACCCGGCCAGGCTCTCCTTCTCCCCGTTCTTGGATCTGGACACTCAGATCTCTTTGGCGCCGGTGTCAGACAGCCCCGAGTCTTCGGTGGAGGAGCTGCACTCGTCCTCCCACTCCGTCTCCGGCTCCCAGCACTCACTTGAACCGTCACCAGCAACCGATCAGCCAAGGG GCTCTGCTTCCTGCCACCAGCGGCCCAGCGACAGTCTCCCAGAAGAGCCACGAGCAGACGAGACAGACAAGGGGGAGCTGGATCAAACTCTTTCCAGTCCCATCATCGCAGCACACAATTTGGACGCCGCCACGGAAAACTGCATCGGCAGTCCAACCCAGGGAGACATTCCCAATGGCACAGACACACCGAGATGGAGTCCAGAGTCCACCAATCTGGACTGTTCTGCGGACGAGGGTCGACCTCTGATAGGCCCGCCGCCAGAGAGCGTGGAGCTGACTGTGTGGAGATCAGAGGGGCGGGGAGAGACTTGCGAGGCCGCAGAGGAGGCTGCAGATCGGggccgctgctgctgccgctgctgccaGTGCAAATGCTGCCAGAGTGGCCGAGTTCCCGCTTTCTTCTCAGTCCTGGCCTCTCTTCTGTGCACAGCCGGGATCCTCTATGCACTCTATTTCTATGTCCCCATTAAACCCCCTGACTGCCCCGACATGGCTAGCCGCATCGTTTTCAccctctgctgctgtgtggtggCAGCCATCCCCATCCTGCTTG CGATGCTCGTGGGTGCAGCGTGCCAGTTCTGCACAGGCTCCTTCAATTTGCAGGAGTCTTTTCCCAGAAGACGTGCAgttcagcagctgtttgtcaCGGCGTCCTTGGAACAGTTGCTCCTCTACGTCCTCAACCTCGTCGTTATGGCCGCTTTACTGCCTCAAGACCAGCTGAAGTTGGTTCCTATACTGGTCGCCATGTTCGTCCTAGGAAG ACTTGTTTACTGGATCAGCCTGAACGTGTGCAGCCCCTGGCGAGGCTTCGGCTCCGGCCTGACCATCTTCCCGCTCCTCGCCATGGTGGCTCTCAATCTGTTCATCATGTACAACCTGAATCTCAAAGAGCCACTTTTTGGCTCCCAGGACGTCCTCTATAATCAGGTCACCCCCTCTTCCTGGTCAGGGGAGACATCACAGAGCCCGAGTGGCAAACCAGACATCCTACCCACAGACATCCTGGACACTCAGTGA